Proteins from a genomic interval of Aureibacillus halotolerans:
- a CDS encoding DsbA family protein, whose protein sequence is MKNSKKLVAFTIGLFVIVIGVVLFLNNDSEQVNRLAKHPSIEGQPTIGETTAPVSIVEFGDYKCPSCKQWGEVVYPKLVEDYISTGKATFSYINVLFHGEESVRAALASESVYAQDPENFWAFHKAVFAEQPPSQDHDNDWVTVEKLKEIAAESAPNVDLEQLAADITTGETQVAEQVSIDSQLVEEFEVPFTPTIIIDGVMLEDPFDYDKITSLIEEGISTSE, encoded by the coding sequence ATGAAAAATAGCAAGAAACTCGTCGCTTTCACGATTGGTCTTTTCGTTATCGTGATTGGCGTGGTGCTTTTTTTGAACAACGATAGTGAACAGGTCAATCGTTTGGCAAAACATCCATCCATTGAAGGACAGCCAACTATAGGTGAAACAACAGCTCCAGTGTCCATTGTTGAGTTTGGAGATTATAAATGCCCATCCTGTAAGCAATGGGGAGAAGTCGTTTACCCTAAATTAGTAGAGGACTACATTTCGACTGGAAAGGCAACGTTTTCGTATATTAATGTTCTTTTCCATGGCGAGGAGTCCGTTCGAGCTGCATTGGCATCTGAATCGGTTTATGCACAGGATCCTGAAAATTTCTGGGCGTTCCATAAAGCAGTGTTTGCTGAGCAACCACCTTCTCAGGACCACGACAACGATTGGGTCACTGTCGAGAAACTGAAGGAGATTGCAGCAGAATCTGCCCCAAACGTTGATTTGGAGCAGCTGGCAGCTGATATAACGACCGGGGAAACGCAAGTGGCAGAGCAGGTGAGTATTGATTCTCAGCTTGTAGAGGAATTCGAAGTCCCGTTTACACCAACCATTATTATTGATGGCGTGATGCTTGAGGATCCATTTGATTATGACAAGATTACCTCATTAATTGAAGAAGGGATCAGCACAAGTGAATAA
- a CDS encoding type 1 glutamine amidotransferase family protein, translating into MQTKKVFLYVFNTMSDWEYGYLIAELNSGRYFKKDVAPLKVITVGANKETITTMGGLSIKPDISLDECTLENKDLFILPGGTTWSEKIHQPLLERIGQALKLGTIVAAICGAIEGLASMGYLDTRKHTSNNLEYTKAVCPNYKGEKFYELGSAVSDANLVTASGIAPLEFAMEVLKKIDVFTPDALHSWYNLNKTHQPEYFFQLMNSINK; encoded by the coding sequence ATGCAAACAAAAAAAGTTTTTCTATATGTATTTAATACAATGTCGGACTGGGAATATGGATATTTAATCGCCGAACTAAACTCAGGAAGATATTTCAAAAAAGATGTAGCCCCTTTAAAAGTCATTACAGTAGGAGCTAATAAAGAAACGATTACTACTATGGGAGGACTAAGCATAAAACCAGATATTTCTCTTGATGAATGTACTCTTGAGAATAAAGATCTTTTCATTTTACCAGGAGGGACGACTTGGAGTGAAAAGATTCATCAACCTCTCTTGGAAAGGATTGGCCAGGCTTTAAAGCTTGGCACCATTGTTGCTGCAATTTGTGGTGCAATTGAGGGCCTCGCGAGTATGGGATACTTAGATACTAGAAAGCATACAAGTAATAACTTAGAATATACTAAAGCGGTATGTCCTAACTACAAAGGAGAAAAATTCTATGAGTTGGGATCTGCGGTTTCTGATGCGAATTTAGTTACTGCATCAGGAATAGCTCCTCTGGAATTTGCAATGGAAGTACTAAAAAAAATAGATGTATTTACACCAGATGCATTACATTCATGGTATAACCTAAACAAGACTCATCAACCTGAATACTTCTTCCAGTTAATGAATTCAATAAATAAATGA
- a CDS encoding helix-turn-helix domain-containing protein, with protein MEPRLNISLREQSFYMNYAQRRTSDEPMKAYHLHQEYEIFYLLAGGCTYDCREEVFSVEENQLVFIPKNMVHKTSKQTGQAYERLVINFQEDLVTGQEKDLLSSLFQDHPLRMSVPIERQVQFHSIFQQLFDEYQNKDWCHDIYTRALLVQLLVESERLLHTQTERSVIKTAENKKRQLELVSRMIQFINANFAQALSLSSLALRFHMNEQSLSRLFKQVTGCGVVEYVNAVRINEAKRLLIETNLKINRIALQIGFTNHVHLWRMFNRITGRSPHAFRIEHRTS; from the coding sequence ATGGAACCTCGTTTGAATATTTCACTGAGGGAGCAATCTTTTTATATGAACTATGCACAAAGACGAACGTCAGATGAACCGATGAAAGCCTATCACTTACACCAAGAATATGAGATTTTTTATCTACTTGCAGGAGGATGTACGTACGATTGTCGCGAGGAAGTTTTTTCGGTAGAAGAGAACCAATTGGTGTTTATCCCGAAGAACATGGTGCATAAAACGAGTAAGCAAACGGGGCAAGCCTATGAGCGTTTAGTGATTAACTTCCAAGAAGATCTGGTCACTGGTCAGGAGAAAGACCTGTTATCCAGTCTCTTTCAGGATCATCCATTACGAATGAGCGTGCCGATCGAACGCCAAGTGCAGTTTCATTCTATTTTTCAACAGCTTTTTGACGAATACCAAAACAAGGATTGGTGTCATGATATTTACACACGAGCCTTGCTCGTACAGTTGCTTGTTGAGAGTGAACGGTTGTTACACACCCAAACAGAGCGAAGTGTGATCAAAACCGCAGAGAACAAGAAAAGACAGCTGGAGCTGGTCTCTCGTATGATTCAATTCATTAATGCAAACTTTGCCCAAGCACTTTCGCTTTCTTCGCTGGCATTGCGTTTTCACATGAACGAGCAGTCGTTGAGTCGGTTGTTTAAGCAGGTGACGGGCTGCGGTGTGGTGGAATATGTGAACGCTGTACGGATTAATGAAGCGAAGCGTCTGCTCATTGAAACGAATTTAAAAATTAATCGCATTGCGCTGCAAATTGGCTTTACAAACCATGTACATCTTTGGCGTATGTTCAACAGAATCACTGGGAGGTCACCACATGCGTTTCGAATTGAACACAGAACTTCATAG
- the phnC gene encoding phosphonate ABC transporter ATP-binding protein, translated as MSKTIDMLQIRDVSKIFPSGTTALTSVTADIAQGEAVILLGHNGSGKSTLLRSIGRLETVTSGDIFIEGQSVQRANAKDLRKIRKRMGFVFQKFNLIPTLSVFQNVLFGALGQHPFIVSTFHPFANSSLRAQAMNCLDRVGLGHLAASRADQLSGGQQQRVAIARMLMQDPFIVLADEPIASLDPKAGIEVMELLVDVAREKNITLICTLHQLDLALSYGTRFIGLKQGELVLDEIKNKQSVHSFKWLYEEKKKVVVSHV; from the coding sequence ATGAGTAAGACGATTGACATGCTACAAATAAGAGACGTCTCCAAGATATTTCCAAGCGGAACAACGGCACTGACGTCAGTTACTGCAGATATTGCCCAGGGAGAAGCCGTCATTCTCCTTGGACATAATGGTTCTGGAAAGTCCACGCTTCTACGTTCGATTGGTAGGCTTGAAACGGTGACGTCGGGAGATATCTTCATAGAGGGACAGTCTGTACAACGCGCAAATGCAAAGGATCTTCGGAAGATACGAAAGCGGATGGGTTTTGTGTTTCAAAAGTTTAATTTGATCCCTACACTGTCAGTGTTTCAAAACGTGTTATTCGGTGCACTGGGACAGCATCCGTTTATTGTGTCAACCTTTCATCCCTTTGCCAATTCAAGCTTACGTGCACAAGCGATGAATTGTTTGGATCGAGTAGGGCTAGGGCATTTGGCGGCATCTCGGGCAGATCAATTGTCTGGTGGTCAGCAGCAAAGAGTTGCGATTGCTCGCATGTTGATGCAAGATCCGTTCATTGTCCTGGCTGACGAACCAATTGCTTCACTCGATCCAAAAGCAGGCATTGAGGTGATGGAGTTGCTAGTTGATGTGGCAAGGGAGAAGAACATTACCTTAATTTGTACACTTCATCAGCTTGATTTAGCACTCTCCTATGGTACACGTTTTATTGGCTTAAAGCAGGGAGAATTGGTGCTTGATGAAATAAAAAACAAACAGTCTGTTCATTCCTTCAAATGGCTGTATGAGGAAAAGAAAAAGGTGGTTGTCTCTCATGTCTAG
- a CDS encoding phosphate/phosphite/phosphonate ABC transporter substrate-binding protein, which translates to MKHFMRLMFGGVLLLLTACGTASEASSDGELNTIRFVDTGAEGMEELSREFGPFKDALSEAVDKDIEFFSISNRTAAATAMEFGQVDMVLTGPGEYVTMKNAIDVKGVIGITRPGYRSVIAVPASSPIKTIEDIKGKTIAMKDVGSTSGHIAPMGMLMDAGIDPLEDVETLMLGETFVEAFKSGETDAVAFSLSRYNDLVAEWGEENVRVLAESEDLPNDLFVASQDLSAEQVEELREKMMEHQDALLESMLITGEHDHYGESEFVLVDDEDYEGLRKIYEKLGIEIDE; encoded by the coding sequence ATGAAACATTTCATGCGTTTGATGTTTGGTGGGGTATTGCTACTTTTAACGGCTTGTGGAACTGCTAGTGAGGCAAGTTCAGATGGAGAGTTGAATACGATTCGTTTTGTTGATACAGGAGCCGAAGGCATGGAGGAGCTCTCGCGTGAGTTCGGTCCGTTTAAAGATGCGCTTTCAGAGGCTGTGGATAAAGATATTGAATTTTTCTCAATTTCTAATCGAACGGCGGCAGCGACCGCGATGGAATTCGGGCAGGTGGACATGGTCCTTACAGGCCCTGGTGAATACGTGACGATGAAAAATGCAATTGATGTCAAAGGCGTTATCGGCATTACACGACCAGGCTATCGAAGTGTCATTGCGGTGCCTGCAAGCAGTCCCATTAAGACGATTGAAGATATAAAAGGCAAAACGATTGCGATGAAGGATGTTGGGTCCACTTCAGGACATATTGCACCAATGGGCATGTTGATGGATGCCGGCATTGATCCTCTGGAGGATGTGGAGACATTAATGCTTGGAGAAACCTTTGTTGAAGCCTTCAAGTCAGGCGAAACGGACGCTGTGGCATTCTCGTTGTCACGCTACAATGATTTGGTTGCAGAATGGGGAGAAGAAAACGTCCGTGTGTTAGCAGAAAGTGAGGATCTCCCGAATGATTTGTTCGTCGCTAGTCAAGATCTTTCTGCAGAACAGGTGGAGGAGCTTCGCGAGAAAATGATGGAGCACCAGGATGCACTATTAGAAAGCATGCTAATTACTGGAGAGCATGATCATTACGGGGAGAGTGAGTTTGTCCTTGTAGATGACGAAGATTATGAGGGACTGCGCAAAATCTATGAAAAATTAGGCATTGAGATTGATGAGTAA
- the phnE gene encoding phosphonate ABC transporter, permease protein PhnE has protein sequence MSSRLSNSIPPRFRMPPVWSWIVIVGAVGFFLSGLINANISIERILSGTVNIGTFLSRAFPPDISRLDSVIWAMLETFEIALVGTVFGVLLSLPIALLISNNTTPHPLISRVLRFIVSVMRTVPDLVWALLFVISVGLGSFAGILTIMVDTIAFCARFFSERIEEIDKGPMEAIKSTGSNRLGVYAASVLPIGFPSFVATSLFSVEKAIRSAVVLGLVGAGGIGIELSTSMSLMKYDEAFMIIIIIFVVVVAFEQLSAAIRKRLI, from the coding sequence ATGTCTAGTCGTCTGTCAAATTCAATACCACCAAGGTTTCGGATGCCGCCTGTGTGGAGTTGGATCGTCATTGTTGGTGCTGTGGGCTTCTTTCTCTCAGGGTTGATCAATGCCAACATTTCTATTGAACGGATTTTATCAGGCACCGTCAATATTGGCACATTTTTAAGCAGAGCATTTCCACCGGATATTAGTCGTTTGGACAGTGTCATCTGGGCGATGCTTGAAACCTTTGAAATTGCTCTTGTCGGTACAGTGTTCGGTGTGCTTCTTAGCCTGCCGATCGCATTATTAATTTCGAACAACACGACGCCGCATCCGCTTATCAGTCGTGTCTTGCGCTTCATCGTTTCTGTGATGCGAACGGTTCCTGATCTCGTCTGGGCATTGTTGTTCGTCATTTCCGTTGGGCTAGGCTCCTTTGCAGGGATTTTAACCATTATGGTCGACACGATCGCCTTTTGTGCACGCTTCTTCTCGGAGCGAATTGAGGAGATTGATAAAGGACCAATGGAGGCGATTAAGTCGACGGGAAGCAATCGTCTTGGTGTCTATGCGGCGTCAGTTTTGCCGATTGGGTTTCCATCGTTTGTGGCAACCAGTCTATTTTCGGTGGAAAAAGCAATTCGATCGGCTGTCGTGCTTGGCCTTGTTGGCGCTGGCGGTATCGGTATCGAGCTTTCGACATCAATGTCACTTATGAAATACGATGAAGCGTTCATGATTATTATCATCATCTTTGTGGTCGTTGTGGCTTTCGAACAGCTGTCTGCGGCCATCAGAAAACGGTTGATTTAG
- the pelA gene encoding pectate lyase has protein sequence MKDIQLKHRYGWRTSVAVAIALGISGLATEVSAAEDQNAGFSQVFEAEDASSVGTIVDNKHLGFTGEGFVDYNPNAPGGYIEWTVNVPAEKEYYLVFRYAHAGEADRPAEVHVNDTLVTELPFPTTEEWAEWDKQSVKVPLKQGDNVVRLTATGASGGGNIDHLLVTEQLEKEEVQALELLPLNDVVDGVLQKQLRQNGLLADEQSNAGDEVTLHEFLALVQQMFGVDNELLISSGGLEVDDENPWGNIVEELAKEQHIVPDYLWEELNGDDVLNKQQMAVILGDVLDLIPENKEDKSSFGKLASQGIMNPQSDAYLGLENGMSWEETKDRVREIAAKSGNIAPNVQILRAEKVAEHVLAVTLNGSFEDVNVEDLQVFNGQDEEPIDLKKAALGTDRFGRSVLFYTLPVDEREGFSGDLESAVERADNILSWQMDHGGWSKSTDYSRPWDGKEDKSEWVTNDGVALGMIDNDATVQELYELAEVYAQTGDPRYKEGILKGLEFLFDLQYETGGFAQVYPRRGNYSDMVTFNDNAMVRVLELFDDITEERYPFNNGVVNEQQREAVATSIDLAVDYILNAQIEVNGVLAAWCAQHDPFTFEAVGARSYELPSISGSESVGVIRFLMSREPTDDIQHAIQSAITWFEENKVENTRYVSGGDEHGVYFVDDPDASTWYRFYEIGTNRPIFSGRDGVMKHDIYDIEAERRNGYSWGGSYATTLLEEFYKGKTTTGWYVAVVETTSRDDMERTFVEGVERQIVDSSEAFHVTDAQLVVDGSGKGDYSTVQAAIDAVSDERFGAVEILIKEGVYREVIEVPADKSFITLRGEGPDKTHIVFDNYAGRDNGVGGTLGTSASATMFVRADHVKLEDMTIENDFDETTATEGHQAVALNATGDQLVFRNVHFLGNQDTLLANKGRQYYVDCYIEGDVDFIFGGAQAVFDNCTIHALDRGSTDNNGYITAASTQGDEPFGFLIINSELTSDAPDGTVYLGRPWRPSSNPSAVPSAVFKNNLLGAHIKEEGWTEMGGVQPEDARLYEYNNTGPGAVVNDSRPQLSEEEATKYTIENVLDGWIPGVE, from the coding sequence TTGAAGGATATTCAGTTGAAGCATAGGTACGGATGGCGAACAAGTGTGGCTGTAGCGATCGCACTTGGCATAAGTGGACTTGCTACAGAGGTGTCTGCGGCGGAGGATCAAAATGCGGGGTTTTCACAGGTATTTGAAGCTGAGGACGCATCATCTGTGGGGACGATTGTAGACAATAAACACCTCGGCTTTACGGGCGAGGGTTTTGTTGATTATAATCCCAACGCACCAGGTGGCTATATTGAGTGGACGGTAAACGTGCCTGCTGAGAAAGAGTATTATCTTGTGTTTCGTTATGCTCATGCAGGCGAGGCAGATCGACCGGCAGAAGTTCATGTAAATGATACGTTGGTCACTGAGCTCCCCTTCCCAACAACGGAAGAATGGGCTGAGTGGGACAAGCAGTCCGTAAAAGTACCACTGAAACAGGGGGACAATGTGGTGCGTTTGACGGCTACTGGTGCAAGTGGTGGCGGCAATATTGATCATTTGCTCGTCACAGAACAATTGGAAAAAGAAGAGGTGCAAGCGCTAGAACTTTTGCCACTGAATGACGTCGTTGATGGCGTGCTACAGAAGCAATTGCGACAAAATGGGCTCCTTGCGGATGAACAAAGCAATGCAGGGGACGAGGTCACGTTGCATGAATTCCTTGCGCTTGTCCAACAAATGTTTGGCGTTGACAACGAACTTCTTATCTCGAGTGGCGGCCTTGAGGTGGATGATGAAAATCCATGGGGAAACATCGTCGAGGAGCTTGCTAAAGAACAACATATTGTGCCCGACTATCTGTGGGAAGAGCTCAATGGCGACGATGTTTTGAACAAACAGCAGATGGCAGTGATTTTAGGCGATGTGTTGGATTTAATTCCAGAAAATAAAGAAGATAAATCTTCTTTCGGAAAGCTTGCCTCTCAAGGCATCATGAATCCTCAAAGTGATGCATACCTTGGGCTTGAAAATGGCATGTCATGGGAGGAGACAAAGGATCGGGTCAGAGAGATTGCTGCCAAAAGCGGAAACATCGCTCCCAATGTGCAAATTTTACGTGCCGAAAAGGTGGCTGAGCATGTATTAGCTGTGACGTTGAACGGGTCTTTTGAAGATGTGAACGTCGAGGATCTCCAAGTATTTAATGGGCAAGATGAAGAGCCTATTGACCTCAAAAAAGCTGCTTTAGGGACAGACCGTTTTGGTCGCTCAGTCTTGTTTTATACACTTCCGGTTGACGAACGCGAAGGCTTTTCTGGAGATCTGGAGTCAGCTGTGGAGCGGGCAGACAATATCCTAAGCTGGCAGATGGACCATGGGGGCTGGTCAAAAAGCACAGACTATAGCAGGCCGTGGGACGGGAAAGAAGACAAATCTGAATGGGTGACGAACGACGGGGTCGCCCTCGGCATGATTGATAATGATGCGACTGTGCAGGAGCTATATGAACTGGCAGAAGTGTATGCGCAAACAGGGGACCCACGCTACAAAGAAGGAATATTGAAGGGGCTTGAATTTTTGTTCGACTTGCAATATGAAACAGGTGGCTTTGCCCAAGTGTACCCACGGCGAGGAAACTATTCGGACATGGTCACTTTCAATGACAATGCAATGGTGCGCGTTCTCGAGTTGTTTGATGACATAACTGAAGAACGGTACCCGTTCAATAATGGTGTCGTCAATGAGCAACAAAGAGAGGCAGTTGCCACGTCAATTGATTTGGCGGTAGATTATATTTTGAACGCCCAAATAGAAGTCAATGGGGTGCTCGCTGCATGGTGTGCGCAGCACGATCCATTCACTTTTGAAGCCGTCGGTGCTAGGTCCTATGAGCTTCCATCCATCTCCGGGTCAGAATCGGTTGGCGTCATTCGTTTTCTTATGTCGAGAGAGCCGACTGATGACATTCAACATGCCATTCAAAGTGCTATAACATGGTTTGAGGAAAACAAGGTTGAAAATACGCGTTATGTCAGTGGTGGCGACGAACACGGGGTGTATTTTGTGGACGATCCCGACGCGTCGACGTGGTATCGGTTTTATGAAATTGGCACAAATCGACCGATTTTCTCTGGCCGTGACGGTGTCATGAAGCACGACATTTATGACATTGAAGCAGAACGAAGAAATGGCTATTCATGGGGTGGAAGTTACGCGACGACACTTTTGGAAGAATTCTATAAAGGAAAAACGACCACCGGCTGGTATGTAGCTGTTGTGGAAACAACGTCTCGGGATGACATGGAGCGAACGTTTGTGGAAGGCGTTGAGAGGCAGATCGTGGATTCGTCGGAGGCATTTCATGTAACGGATGCACAGCTTGTTGTCGATGGTTCTGGAAAAGGAGACTATAGTACGGTTCAAGCTGCAATTGATGCGGTTTCAGATGAGCGCTTCGGAGCGGTTGAGATTCTGATCAAGGAAGGTGTCTATCGTGAAGTAATTGAAGTTCCTGCAGACAAATCCTTCATCACGTTAAGAGGGGAAGGTCCAGATAAGACGCACATTGTCTTTGACAATTATGCGGGTAGAGACAATGGAGTTGGGGGAACGTTGGGCACCTCGGCAAGTGCAACCATGTTTGTACGTGCAGATCACGTGAAGTTGGAGGATATGACGATTGAAAATGACTTTGATGAGACGACGGCAACAGAAGGTCATCAGGCCGTTGCCTTAAACGCTACAGGAGATCAACTGGTGTTTAGAAATGTACATTTTCTCGGAAATCAAGATACACTGCTCGCCAATAAAGGGAGGCAGTATTATGTGGACTGCTACATTGAAGGTGATGTAGATTTCATTTTTGGTGGAGCGCAAGCGGTGTTTGACAATTGTACGATTCACGCCTTGGATCGTGGCTCAACCGACAATAATGGTTACATTACAGCCGCAAGCACACAGGGTGACGAGCCTTTTGGCTTTTTGATTATCAACAGTGAGCTTACGAGTGACGCACCAGATGGGACGGTATATTTAGGCCGTCCATGGCGACCGAGCAGCAATCCGTCGGCAGTGCCGAGCGCCGTGTTTAAAAACAATCTGCTAGGCGCACATATTAAAGAAGAAGGATGGACGGAAATGGGGGGCGTGCAGCCAGAGGACGCCAGGCTTTATGAGTACAACAATACGGGCCCAGGAGCGGTGGTAAATGACAGTCGGCCACAGCTCAGTGAAGAAGAGGCTACTAAATATACGATAGAAAATGTGTTGGATGGGTGGATTCCAGGTGTAGAGTAG
- a CDS encoding disulfide oxidoreductase — MNKAKKSSFIQTYALYAAWIVSVVATLGSLYFSEIKSFVPCELCWLQRIFMYPLAIILGIAAFYNEVLLKKYVLPLSVVGGLIAFYHYLVQKVPGFAEIKPCVQGVPCSAQYINWFGFVTIPFLAFIAFTLITMCMVLLHLHSRK, encoded by the coding sequence GTGAATAAGGCGAAGAAGAGTTCCTTTATTCAAACATATGCTTTGTATGCTGCGTGGATTGTTTCCGTGGTTGCTACACTGGGCAGCCTTTATTTCAGCGAGATTAAAAGCTTTGTCCCATGCGAACTTTGCTGGCTGCAGCGGATTTTTATGTATCCTCTAGCAATCATCTTAGGCATTGCTGCTTTTTATAATGAAGTTCTTTTAAAAAAGTATGTGCTTCCTTTATCTGTTGTTGGGGGACTCATTGCGTTCTATCATTATCTCGTACAGAAGGTTCCAGGCTTTGCGGAAATAAAACCATGCGTGCAAGGGGTGCCGTGTAGTGCTCAATACATTAATTGGTTCGGTTTTGTCACCATCCCTTTTTTAGCATTCATTGCATTTACGCTTATTACGATGTGTATGGTGCTTTTACATCTTCATAGTCGCAAGTAG
- a CDS encoding LysR family transcriptional regulator: MLSIQHYEILQSIHQEGQMTKVAKRLGLSQPTITFHLKKMEEKCGFPLVEYHGRRTILSSTGKLLLPYAERILQVQKQTEQTIQDVQHLRQGALTIGASNTVASYMIPETLPKMFAQFPEMDCTIQVHNARTIRQLVQQYELDFGLIVAHEQDLEDLAAIPIREDPIGIVLNASHPLADYPFHDPSVLVNERFLLREKDSQSTKTFHQWCQKAGIICRFEVEIQSAEAIKKGVLSNIGIAVVSKMSVEEEVKKGQLLFREIASERRRSMFLIYHAKRRLSPLHQAMIDLILQTWREQDGSLAH, encoded by the coding sequence TTGCTGTCGATTCAACACTATGAAATCCTTCAATCCATACACCAGGAAGGGCAAATGACGAAGGTTGCCAAGAGGTTGGGACTGAGCCAGCCAACCATCACCTTTCATTTAAAGAAGATGGAAGAAAAATGTGGATTTCCTTTAGTCGAGTATCATGGGAGACGGACAATCCTTTCCTCCACAGGGAAATTGTTACTGCCCTATGCGGAGCGAATCCTTCAGGTGCAAAAGCAAACCGAGCAGACCATTCAAGATGTGCAACATCTCAGACAAGGAGCGCTTACGATCGGGGCGAGCAATACCGTGGCGAGTTATATGATTCCAGAAACGTTGCCGAAAATGTTTGCCCAGTTTCCCGAAATGGACTGCACCATTCAAGTGCACAATGCCAGGACGATTCGTCAGCTTGTGCAACAGTACGAGCTTGATTTTGGGCTGATCGTTGCTCACGAGCAGGATCTCGAAGATCTCGCTGCCATTCCAATCAGAGAAGATCCGATCGGCATTGTGCTCAATGCCTCCCATCCGTTGGCGGACTATCCCTTTCACGACCCGAGTGTGCTTGTCAATGAACGCTTCCTGCTAAGAGAAAAAGACTCGCAATCAACAAAAACGTTTCATCAGTGGTGCCAAAAGGCCGGTATCATCTGTCGTTTTGAGGTCGAAATCCAAAGCGCAGAGGCGATTAAAAAAGGGGTACTGTCGAATATCGGAATTGCCGTCGTGTCAAAAATGTCTGTCGAGGAAGAGGTCAAAAAGGGACAGCTGCTCTTTCGTGAGATTGCTTCGGAACGCAGGAGGTCCATGTTTCTCATCTATCATGCCAAGCGGCGTCTCTCCCCACTTCATCAGGCGATGATTGATTTAATTTTGCAAACATGGCGTGAACAGGATGGGAGCTTAGCGCATTAA
- a CDS encoding NADH:flavin oxidoreductase — MHFVLREEYTLINQQVQDELFKPIKLGHKLLPSRIAMAPMTRAFSPDGVPDANVAAYYRRRAENGVGLIITEGTAINHPSAVSHKDIPEFHGERSLAGWKRVVDEVHQAGGVIIPQIWHVGGARKIGEGPNESALPVSPSGLDAYGNKITEPLTNKEIQQLIQAYAEAAKDAKEVGFDGIEIHGAHGYLIDQFFWERTNKRTDRYGGDLVERTTFAQEVVKACRDTVGPEFMIVFRFSQWKGTDFGAKLVRNSEELKQLLEPLVEAGVDVFHASTRRFWEPEFPKESDTLNLAAWTKKVTGKPTITVGSLGLNHAFREENGAENEITVTENIEKIVQKFKNGEFDLVAVGRALLADPAWASKLRDGKLEEATPFTQDSQKTLY; from the coding sequence ATGCATTTCGTTTTACGGGAGGAATACACTTTGATTAATCAACAGGTTCAAGATGAATTATTTAAGCCAATTAAGCTTGGTCATAAATTACTACCTAGCAGGATTGCAATGGCACCAATGACTAGGGCGTTTTCGCCAGATGGTGTACCTGATGCTAATGTGGCCGCTTATTATCGTCGTAGAGCAGAAAACGGAGTCGGTTTAATTATTACAGAAGGCACAGCTATTAATCATCCTTCTGCTGTAAGTCATAAAGATATTCCTGAATTTCATGGTGAACGATCACTTGCTGGTTGGAAGCGAGTTGTGGATGAGGTTCATCAAGCAGGTGGCGTGATCATTCCTCAGATATGGCATGTTGGAGGAGCAAGGAAGATTGGGGAAGGACCAAACGAGAGTGCATTACCTGTAAGTCCTTCAGGTTTAGATGCCTATGGGAATAAGATAACAGAACCTTTAACAAATAAAGAAATACAGCAACTTATTCAAGCCTATGCCGAAGCCGCTAAGGATGCAAAAGAGGTTGGCTTTGATGGAATTGAGATCCACGGAGCGCACGGGTACTTAATTGATCAGTTTTTCTGGGAGCGAACCAATAAACGAACCGATCGTTATGGTGGAGATTTAGTAGAGAGAACAACCTTTGCACAAGAAGTTGTGAAAGCTTGCCGCGACACTGTTGGACCGGAATTTATGATTGTTTTCCGTTTTTCACAATGGAAAGGAACCGATTTCGGAGCGAAGCTGGTGCGGAACTCTGAGGAGCTGAAGCAGTTACTAGAACCGTTGGTAGAGGCGGGTGTCGATGTATTTCATGCATCTACGAGACGTTTCTGGGAACCAGAATTTCCGAAGGAATCCGACACGCTTAACTTAGCAGCATGGACAAAGAAGGTAACGGGTAAACCCACAATAACAGTTGGTTCATTGGGTCTAAACCATGCGTTTAGAGAGGAAAATGGTGCTGAGAATGAAATAACTGTCACCGAGAATATTGAGAAGATTGTTCAAAAATTTAAAAACGGCGAGTTTGATTTAGTTGCGGTGGGACGAGCACTCTTAGCTGATCCTGCTTGGGCTAGTAAACTCAGAGATGGAAAATTAGAAGAAGCAACGCCTTTTACTCAGGATTCACAAAAAACGTTATACTAA